From a single Pyxicephalus adspersus chromosome 11, UCB_Pads_2.0, whole genome shotgun sequence genomic region:
- the LOC140341361 gene encoding nicotinamide N-methyltransferase-like → MEPSSYKLYHVHGCHSGDFFDNYFCNKPEMPFGHESLRYPMEKFHGAFSTGHFKGDILIDVSLGPAIHHLYSALGYFKNIILLRSSDHCILEVKKWQNSRTGAIDWSHTSALANEIAEKSDQCENKEILLRTAITQVVKFDPNQENLTDPLVLPQADCLVLGCSLEAISKDLEDFVKNLRKFSKLLKAGGNLLFYGVLNGTFFEVGGVRFHVVKYNESNLRTALSSEGFVVSHLEVTQRRAESNLCDFQSMVFCTAYKENTV, encoded by the exons ATGGAGCCCAGCTCCTATAAGCTCTACCATGTACATGGTTGTCATTCAGGGGATTTCTTTGACAATTACTTTTGCAATAAACCGGAAATGCCCTTTGGTCATGAGAGCTTGAGGTATCCTATGGAAAAGTTTCATGGTGCATTTTCCACAG GTCACTTTAAAGGAGACATATTGATTGATGTCAGCTTGGGTCCAGCCATTCACCATCTCTATTCAGCACTGggatatttcaaaaatattattcttctaAGGTCTAGTGACCATTGTATTTTAGAAGTGAAAAAATGGCAGAACAGCAGAACTGGAGCAATTGATTGGTCGCATACATCCGCCCTTGCTAATGAGATAgcagaaaaaag tgaccaATGTGAGAACAAGGAAATATTACTCAGGACAGCAATAACACAAGTTGTAAAATTTGATCCTAACCAGGAGAATCTCACAGACCCTCTGGTGCTACCCCAAGCTGACTGCCTGGTGTTGGGCTGTTCTCTGGAAGCCATTAGCAAAGACCTTGAAGATTTTGTGAAAAACTTGAGGAAATTCTCAAAGCTTTTAAAAGCCGGTGGAAACTTGCTGTTTTATGGAGTTTTAAATGGCACATTCTTTGAAGTTGGTGGTGTTAGGTTCCATGTTGTAAAGTATAATGAAAGCAACTTGAGAACAGCACTCAGTAGTGAGGGGTTCGTTGTCAGTCATTTGGAGGTTACTCAAAGAAGGGCTGAGAGTAATCTGTGTGATTTTCAGTCCATGGTGTTTTGCACAGCTTATAAAGAAAATACTGTTTAG